The following proteins come from a genomic window of Halomarina ordinaria:
- a CDS encoding glycosyltransferase family 4 protein — translation MSAPPSTSPPDDRRLLQLHRGPVYPPSNGEEVRIWRTAAWFRRYGDVTLAHPCEGGRTVEGVRFLDVANPALDRKATRIYLWNALLAAGADNPFDRLQTRQTVRTLRREGPFDVVCCESPQVLRAGVALARHFDAHLLLNKHNAMFELLDQQLGSRPIPGTVRRRAVRQLRELEQRGIDCADAVVFQSRRDRERFAVPDETASAVVENGTDVAGIREGGDPAAVRESLGIDPAAFVCVFVGAYDYEPNAAAAHVVVDRLAPALPDVEFVLVGRNPPATDRENVHAPGFVDDLPGALGMADVALCPLTMGSGTKLKLMDYLAAGLPVVTTSVGAQGVDLVDGEHALVRETPESMVEAVRTLRADPGRRRRLADAAAALGSTFGWETLLRGYDEVFAALTDRPPRRPKSLSLTGTPRS, via the coding sequence GTGAGCGCTCCCCCGTCGACGTCGCCGCCGGACGACCGCCGTCTCCTCCAGCTCCATCGCGGTCCCGTCTACCCCCCGTCGAACGGCGAGGAGGTGCGCATCTGGCGGACCGCGGCGTGGTTCCGGCGCTACGGCGACGTGACGCTCGCACACCCCTGTGAGGGAGGTCGGACGGTCGAGGGGGTGCGGTTCCTCGACGTCGCGAACCCGGCGCTCGACCGGAAGGCGACGCGCATCTACCTCTGGAACGCCCTGCTCGCGGCGGGCGCCGACAACCCCTTCGACCGCCTCCAGACGCGGCAGACGGTCCGGACGCTCCGTCGCGAGGGTCCGTTCGACGTCGTCTGCTGTGAGTCGCCGCAGGTGCTCCGCGCGGGCGTCGCCCTCGCCCGGCACTTCGACGCGCACCTCCTGTTGAACAAGCACAACGCGATGTTCGAGCTGCTCGACCAGCAACTCGGCTCGCGGCCGATACCGGGGACGGTTCGACGACGGGCGGTGCGACAGCTCCGGGAACTCGAACAGCGCGGCATCGACTGTGCCGACGCCGTCGTCTTCCAGTCGCGGCGCGACCGCGAACGGTTCGCCGTCCCCGACGAGACGGCGTCGGCGGTCGTCGAGAACGGGACGGACGTCGCCGGCATCCGCGAGGGGGGCGACCCGGCGGCGGTCCGCGAGTCGCTGGGCATCGACCCGGCGGCGTTCGTCTGTGTGTTCGTCGGCGCGTACGACTACGAGCCGAATGCCGCCGCGGCGCACGTCGTCGTCGACCGCCTCGCCCCCGCGTTGCCCGACGTCGAGTTCGTCCTCGTCGGTCGGAACCCGCCGGCGACCGACCGCGAGAACGTCCACGCCCCGGGGTTCGTCGACGACCTCCCCGGCGCGCTCGGGATGGCGGACGTGGCGCTCTGCCCGCTGACGATGGGGTCGGGGACGAAACTGAAGCTGATGGACTACCTCGCCGCCGGTCTCCCCGTCGTGACGACGTCCGTGGGCGCACAGGGCGTCGACCTCGTCGACGGGGAACACGCGCTCGTCCGGGAGACGCCCGAATCGATGGTCGAGGCGGTTCGGACGCTCCGGGCTGACCCCGGTCGTCGACGGCGCCTCGCCGACGCGGCGGCGGCGCTGGGTTCGACGTTCGGCTGGGAGACGCTCCTCCGGGGGTACGACGAGGTGTTCGCGGCGCTGACGGACCGTCCGCCGCGCCGGCCGAAGTCGCTCTCGCTCACCGGGACGCCTCGCTCGTAG
- a CDS encoding glycosyltransferase family 2 protein, whose protein sequence is MSVATAALRGVFLVSSAVVAWVYALYPVTLAVAAALVGSPTRSTDDLPSVTLVVAAYNEVDVIAAKLENCLALSYPEDRLDVVVFSDASSDGTDRVVRSYADRGVDLVRVEGRVGKTACQNRVVADLETDLVVFSDANSLYDPDALRELVAGFDDGVGCVVGELRYEAAGGVDGESLYWRYARFLKRAESRLGSTVKGNGAIYAVRREAYVPLPPEAMSDFAEPLSVRRAGWRVVYRPGAVAREHTAPDVAGERTRKVRIMARSWQTVGSYLDLLDPRRYGGFSVAFLTDTVLWWTTPLFGALSLASGTLLALRRGSRAGVAVALAGAGGLALAAVGALGERLDRPAPTVCHLAHYFLVGNYAIVAGFVRYARGERVVVWETGRERADATSEASR, encoded by the coding sequence ATGTCAGTCGCGACCGCCGCCCTGCGCGGCGTCTTTCTCGTCTCGAGCGCCGTCGTCGCCTGGGTGTACGCGCTCTACCCCGTCACCCTCGCCGTCGCCGCCGCGCTCGTCGGGTCCCCGACCCGTTCGACCGACGACCTCCCCTCGGTGACGCTCGTCGTCGCGGCGTACAACGAGGTCGACGTCATCGCGGCGAAACTGGAGAACTGCCTCGCGCTCTCGTACCCCGAGGACCGCCTCGACGTCGTCGTCTTCTCGGATGCCTCCTCCGACGGGACCGACCGGGTCGTGCGGTCGTACGCCGACCGCGGCGTCGACCTCGTCCGGGTCGAGGGGCGCGTCGGGAAGACGGCGTGTCAGAACCGCGTCGTCGCCGACCTGGAGACCGACCTCGTCGTCTTCTCGGACGCCAACTCCCTGTACGACCCGGACGCCCTGCGCGAACTCGTCGCGGGCTTCGACGACGGTGTGGGGTGTGTCGTCGGCGAACTCCGGTACGAGGCGGCGGGCGGCGTCGATGGCGAGTCGCTCTACTGGCGCTACGCACGCTTCCTCAAGCGCGCCGAGTCACGCCTCGGGTCGACGGTGAAGGGGAACGGCGCCATCTACGCGGTCCGGCGCGAGGCGTACGTCCCGCTCCCGCCGGAGGCGATGAGCGACTTCGCCGAACCGCTCTCGGTCCGCCGGGCGGGGTGGCGCGTCGTCTACCGACCGGGGGCGGTCGCCCGCGAGCACACCGCGCCCGACGTCGCCGGCGAGCGGACCCGGAAGGTGCGCATCATGGCGCGCTCCTGGCAGACGGTGGGGTCGTACCTCGACCTGCTCGACCCGCGGCGCTACGGCGGCTTCTCGGTGGCGTTCCTCACCGACACCGTCCTCTGGTGGACGACGCCGCTGTTCGGCGCGCTCTCGCTCGCCAGCGGGACGCTCCTCGCGCTCCGACGCGGGTCGCGCGCCGGGGTCGCCGTCGCCCTCGCGGGTGCGGGAGGCCTCGCCCTCGCCGCCGTCGGGGCGCTCGGCGAGCGTCTCGACCGACCCGCCCCGACCGTCTGTCACCTCGCGCACTACTTCCTCGTCGGCAACTACGCCATCGTCGCGGGGTTCGTCCGGTACGCCCGCGGCGAGCGCGTCGTCGTCTGGGAGACGGGGCGCGAGCGGGCGGACGCTACGAGCGAGGCGTCCCGGTGA
- a CDS encoding lipopolysaccharide biosynthesis protein — MSRSIVRGFLSVLSTDVLVLLLSLVITPLLVRILTPGQYGEYAFVMTVLTFTMIFVNAGLFDGIRKYLAEETRAPEWQGQVFGYYTRVGTVVALVAALLVLASVWTGAIARLFGTEFERYFLLLAALVVIRQFWAIGRATLMGLGLEHLSEPVKVARWVVFALVGLPLAAIGLDVVGLLLGRIVARFVVLLVAFGLVFRYLSPTSLLTPAPEGFPRRELLSYNAFSVVLVFLLNSLYSVDVLLLTYFTESAQVGYYNAALVVAEFLWFVPLALQTVLLQSTSGLWSRAEHDAVTEVASRATRYCLLLTTLMCLGLLALADTFVPLYFGAEYTAAILPLLLLLPGSLGFALARPIFAIGQGKGALRLLAVATGAAALLNLLLNLVLIPRYGTAGAAVSTSIGYGSMLAFHVWCAGRIGFDPLSDLRLLRVTATAALSAPVIFGLDALLANDWAALAVVPPAGFLVYAALAVGTGAIDGAELTELRRYLPAPLTS, encoded by the coding sequence GTGTCCCGCAGCATCGTTCGTGGGTTCCTGTCGGTGTTGAGCACCGACGTCCTCGTGCTCCTGCTGTCGCTCGTCATCACGCCGCTGCTGGTCCGCATCCTCACCCCCGGCCAGTACGGGGAGTACGCGTTCGTGATGACGGTGCTCACGTTCACGATGATATTCGTCAACGCGGGGTTGTTCGACGGTATCCGGAAGTACCTCGCCGAGGAGACGCGCGCCCCCGAGTGGCAGGGGCAGGTGTTCGGCTACTACACGCGGGTCGGGACGGTCGTCGCGCTGGTCGCGGCCCTCCTCGTCCTCGCGAGCGTCTGGACGGGAGCCATCGCCCGCCTGTTCGGCACCGAGTTCGAGCGCTACTTCCTCCTGCTCGCGGCGCTCGTGGTCATCCGGCAGTTCTGGGCCATCGGGCGGGCGACGCTGATGGGCCTCGGCCTCGAACACCTCTCGGAACCGGTGAAGGTCGCCCGGTGGGTCGTCTTCGCGCTGGTCGGCCTCCCGCTGGCGGCCATCGGTCTCGACGTCGTCGGCCTGCTGCTCGGGCGCATCGTCGCCCGGTTCGTCGTGCTGCTCGTCGCCTTCGGTCTCGTCTTTCGGTACCTCTCGCCGACGTCCCTCCTGACCCCCGCCCCCGAGGGGTTCCCTCGCCGGGAACTGCTCTCGTACAACGCCTTCAGCGTCGTCCTCGTCTTCCTGCTGAACTCGCTGTACAGCGTCGACGTGCTCCTGCTCACGTACTTCACCGAGAGCGCGCAGGTCGGCTACTACAACGCCGCGCTCGTCGTCGCGGAGTTCCTCTGGTTCGTCCCGCTCGCGCTCCAGACCGTCCTGCTGCAGTCGACCTCCGGGCTCTGGTCCCGCGCCGAACACGACGCGGTCACCGAGGTGGCCAGTCGGGCGACGCGCTACTGCCTGCTCCTGACGACGCTGATGTGCCTCGGCCTCCTCGCGCTGGCGGACACGTTCGTCCCCCTCTACTTCGGCGCGGAGTACACCGCGGCCATCCTCCCGCTGCTCCTCTTGCTCCCGGGGTCGCTCGGGTTCGCGCTCGCGCGCCCCATCTTCGCCATCGGTCAGGGGAAGGGGGCGCTCCGGTTGCTCGCCGTCGCCACCGGCGCCGCCGCCCTCCTCAACCTCCTGCTCAACCTGGTACTCATCCCCCGGTACGGCACGGCGGGCGCTGCGGTCTCGACGAGTATCGGCTACGGGTCGATGCTCGCGTTCCACGTCTGGTGCGCGGGTCGCATCGGCTTCGACCCGCTCTCGGACCTCCGCCTCCTCCGAGTGACTGCGACCGCCGCCCTCTCCGCGCCGGTCATCTTCGGCCTCGACGCCCTCCTCGCGAACGACTGGGCCGCCCTCGCCGTCGTGCCCCCCGCAGGCTTCCTCGTCTACGCCGCCCTCGCCGTCGGAACCGGCGCCATCGACGGGGCGGAACTGACCGAACTCCGCCGGTACCTCCCCGCGCCACTGACCTCGTGA
- a CDS encoding DUF2270 domain-containing protein — MTPETTDFDPNDPEARDVASDAAADREEFLSLLPHYYRGETARMSALLDRIDLTVDWAIAVIVALLALSFNATDRPPYLLLIAMAALVMFLVFDVRRYRTFDATRARVRMLEENVFANAFSPEGAEHEGWRAELSADLRRPTLKVSVQEAAGRRLRRVYLPLLTVLVVAWLYRITVYVPGEAWTATASVPGVPGTVVAALVAAAYLAAFALAYWPYSREARGEFHGEDAGEWKQSD, encoded by the coding sequence ATGACCCCGGAGACGACCGACTTCGACCCGAACGACCCCGAGGCGCGGGACGTGGCGAGCGACGCCGCTGCCGACCGCGAGGAGTTCCTCTCGCTGTTGCCCCACTACTACCGGGGGGAGACCGCCCGGATGTCGGCGCTGCTCGACCGGATCGACCTCACCGTCGACTGGGCCATCGCGGTCATCGTCGCGCTGCTCGCGCTGTCGTTCAACGCGACCGACCGGCCGCCGTACCTGTTGCTCATCGCGATGGCCGCGCTGGTGATGTTCCTCGTGTTCGACGTCCGTCGCTACCGCACGTTCGACGCGACGCGGGCCCGGGTACGGATGCTGGAGGAGAACGTCTTCGCGAACGCCTTCAGTCCCGAGGGTGCCGAGCACGAGGGGTGGCGCGCGGAGTTGAGCGCCGACCTGCGTCGACCGACGCTGAAGGTCTCCGTCCAGGAGGCCGCCGGACGCCGTCTCCGACGGGTCTACCTCCCGCTGTTGACGGTCCTCGTCGTCGCGTGGCTGTACCGCATCACCGTCTACGTCCCCGGGGAGGCCTGGACGGCCACTGCGTCGGTGCCGGGTGTTCCGGGAACGGTCGTCGCGGCGCTCGTCGCCGCCGCGTACCTCGCCGCGTTCGCACTCGCGTACTGGCCGTACAGCCGCGAGGCCAGGGGGGAGTTCCACGGCGAGGACGCCGGCGAGTGGAAACAGTCCGATTGA
- a CDS encoding tyrosine-type recombinase/integrase: MSGERPVEEVPDPVEYFLEDLTYHGRSERTRTAYERVLRRFEAFLAERGTTPADADRRVCLAWVHGVRADHAPSTVATYATYVHRFYGYMTQAGVFDANPMALVMAEMDESVDTDPERRELGVSAMRTFVASVTHPLERAVILTLLKTGMRVGEACNLDLRDVHLSPAVHDAFDVPPRPQLDNRPDSVYVASDVARGQVVDGEERTASNKRKRATVVPVDAELRRALVRWLTIRPDARSPAEPLFVSTGEEWGERLTTGQVRTVVRRHAEAHGWYRTGGGATENVTPHYFRHFFTTHLRDRTGDRGIVKYLRGDVATDIIDTYTHNWGDRVREVYEANIYALE; this comes from the coding sequence GTGAGCGGTGAACGCCCGGTCGAGGAGGTTCCCGACCCGGTCGAGTACTTCCTCGAGGACCTCACCTACCACGGACGCTCCGAGCGGACGCGCACCGCCTACGAGCGCGTCCTCCGTCGGTTCGAGGCGTTCCTGGCGGAGCGGGGGACCACGCCGGCGGACGCCGACCGTCGCGTGTGTCTGGCGTGGGTCCACGGCGTCCGCGCGGACCACGCTCCGAGCACGGTGGCGACCTACGCGACGTACGTCCACCGGTTCTACGGCTACATGACGCAGGCCGGCGTCTTCGACGCCAATCCGATGGCGCTCGTGATGGCGGAGATGGACGAATCGGTCGACACGGACCCCGAGCGTCGGGAACTCGGCGTGAGCGCGATGCGGACGTTCGTCGCGAGCGTCACCCACCCGCTCGAACGCGCCGTGATCCTCACGCTGTTGAAGACCGGCATGCGCGTCGGCGAGGCGTGCAACCTCGACCTCCGGGACGTCCACCTCTCGCCGGCGGTCCACGACGCCTTCGACGTCCCACCCCGACCGCAGCTCGACAACCGTCCGGACTCGGTGTACGTCGCCAGCGACGTCGCCCGCGGGCAGGTCGTCGACGGCGAGGAGCGTACCGCCTCCAACAAGCGAAAACGGGCGACGGTCGTGCCGGTCGACGCCGAACTCCGGCGCGCGCTCGTCCGGTGGTTGACCATCCGGCCCGACGCGCGCTCGCCCGCCGAACCGCTGTTCGTCAGTACCGGCGAGGAGTGGGGCGAGCGTCTCACGACGGGGCAGGTCCGAACGGTCGTCCGACGCCACGCGGAAGCCCACGGCTGGTACCGGACGGGCGGCGGCGCGACGGAGAACGTCACGCCACACTACTTCCGGCACTTCTTCACGACCCACCTCCGGGACCGGACGGGCGACCGCGGCATCGTGAAGTATCTCCGAGGGGACGTGGCGACGGACATCATCGACACCTACACCCACAACTGGGGCGACCGCGTGCGCGAGGTGTACGAGGCGAACATCTACGCGCTGGAGTGA